In Hamadaea flava, a genomic segment contains:
- a CDS encoding NAD-dependent epimerase/dehydratase family protein produces the protein MTEMKNQTVIVAGASGVFGRHIRHALTDAGHTVLGLGRGDHNEIRGDLLDREGLLRAFAGVQADAVVHAATALKKPPMTHKGMHGTDDLRIAGTANLLEAAKPAGVRRFVGENIVFGYGYRDFGDRVLTEADEFGVTDPDAGFNRHLEAMREKENLALASGLEAVSLRYGLFYGPGATETMVQMLRKRQMPAFNDHGRVLPWTHLASAANAVVEAIELDRPSPAYNVVDAEKGFGDMIKAIAHAFEAPKPFTAPTWMMAVAPYMYRALHINLRVSSDKAREELGWRPEYATIEEGLGAQTLLRV, from the coding sequence ATGACCGAGATGAAGAACCAGACCGTGATCGTGGCCGGAGCCAGCGGCGTCTTCGGCCGTCACATCCGCCATGCCCTCACCGACGCCGGGCACACGGTGCTCGGGCTCGGCCGGGGCGACCACAACGAGATCCGGGGCGACCTGCTCGATCGGGAGGGTCTGCTCCGGGCGTTCGCGGGGGTCCAAGCCGACGCGGTGGTGCACGCGGCGACCGCGTTGAAGAAGCCGCCGATGACCCACAAGGGCATGCACGGCACGGACGACCTGCGGATCGCGGGGACCGCGAATCTGCTCGAAGCCGCCAAGCCGGCCGGCGTACGCCGATTCGTCGGCGAGAACATCGTCTTCGGCTACGGCTACCGCGACTTCGGCGACCGGGTGCTCACCGAGGCGGACGAGTTCGGGGTGACCGACCCGGACGCCGGGTTCAACCGTCATCTGGAGGCCATGCGGGAGAAGGAGAACTTGGCTCTGGCATCGGGGCTGGAAGCCGTCTCGCTCCGGTACGGCTTGTTCTACGGGCCGGGCGCGACCGAGACGATGGTGCAGATGCTGCGCAAACGGCAGATGCCGGCGTTCAACGACCATGGTCGCGTACTGCCGTGGACGCATCTCGCGAGCGCGGCGAACGCCGTCGTCGAGGCGATCGAGCTGGACCGGCCGAGTCCGGCGTACAACGTCGTGGACGCCGAGAAGGGCTTCGGTGACATGATCAAGGCCATCGCGCACGCCTTCGAGGCGCCCAAGCCGTTCACCGCGCCGACCTGGATGATGGCGGTCGCGCCGTACATGTACCGCGCGCTCCACATCAACCTGCGGGTGTCGAGCGACAAGGCTCGCGAGGAACTCGGCTGGCGGCCGGAGTATGCCACCATCGAGGAGGGGCTCGGGGCCCAGACCCTGCTGCGGGTCTAG
- a CDS encoding GNAT family N-acetyltransferase → MPDLRFESVEESVESAEVLLDWQHVHNLIIPTDPLSVEEIRVRAQRNRLAVAYSGDLLIGNYTVRPPAGDPTAATVIARVLPEHRRQGYGELIYRHALAVAADLGATAVETVVLESNADGLRFALRHGFAEIDRYVLDGATIAFVDLRRDSLTG, encoded by the coding sequence GTGCCCGACCTTCGCTTCGAATCCGTCGAGGAATCCGTCGAGTCTGCGGAAGTGCTGCTCGACTGGCAGCACGTCCACAATCTGATCATCCCCACCGACCCGCTGTCGGTCGAGGAGATCCGGGTACGCGCTCAGCGGAACCGGCTCGCCGTGGCGTACTCGGGTGACCTGCTGATCGGCAACTACACCGTCCGGCCGCCGGCCGGCGACCCGACCGCGGCGACCGTGATCGCCCGCGTCCTGCCCGAGCACCGGCGGCAGGGCTACGGCGAGCTGATCTACCGGCACGCCCTCGCCGTCGCCGCCGACCTCGGGGCGACCGCCGTCGAGACGGTCGTCTTGGAGTCCAATGCGGACGGACTGCGATTCGCGCTGCGGCACGGCTTCGCCGAGATCGACCGCTACGTCCTCGACGGGGCCACGATCGCGTTCGTGGACCTGCGGCGGGACAGCCTCACCGGCTGA
- a CDS encoding RNA polymerase sigma-70 factor gives MIDTQVFAEHRRLLFDVAYRMTGSVADAEDLVQEAWLRCREVDAGQVANPRAYLVKTITNLSLNQLTSARARRETYVGPWLPEPVLTTPDAGQEVEMAESISVAMLVVLETLSPGERAIFLLHDVFGYSHAEIAAILDKSEPAVRQTATRARAHVAARRPRFDVDQGVRDQAVDRFRQACVGGDLNAMMELLAPDVVCWSDGGGKVTAARRPLLGADGVARWLLGVFAKPESQGAELELVQINGELGILGTVAGQPVGAVCFDFADGRITGVRMQVNPDKLRGLSR, from the coding sequence ATGATCGACACCCAGGTCTTCGCCGAGCATCGGCGGCTGCTCTTCGACGTCGCGTACCGGATGACGGGGAGCGTCGCCGATGCCGAGGACCTCGTGCAGGAGGCGTGGCTGCGTTGTCGCGAGGTGGACGCCGGCCAGGTCGCCAATCCGCGTGCATACCTGGTCAAGACGATCACCAACCTCTCCCTCAACCAGCTCACCTCCGCCCGCGCCCGCCGCGAGACCTACGTCGGGCCGTGGCTGCCCGAGCCGGTTCTCACGACCCCAGACGCCGGGCAGGAGGTGGAGATGGCCGAGTCGATCTCGGTGGCCATGCTCGTCGTCCTGGAGACGCTCAGCCCCGGCGAGCGCGCGATCTTCCTGCTCCATGACGTCTTCGGGTACAGCCACGCCGAGATCGCGGCCATTCTCGACAAGTCCGAGCCCGCGGTGCGCCAGACCGCGACTCGGGCTCGCGCGCACGTCGCGGCCCGTCGGCCGCGCTTCGACGTCGACCAAGGGGTACGCGATCAGGCAGTGGACCGGTTCCGGCAGGCCTGTGTCGGGGGCGACCTGAACGCGATGATGGAACTGCTGGCCCCCGACGTCGTCTGCTGGTCCGACGGCGGCGGCAAGGTCACCGCGGCCCGCCGCCCGCTGCTGGGCGCCGACGGTGTCGCGCGCTGGCTCCTCGGCGTCTTCGCCAAGCCGGAGTCGCAGGGCGCCGAGCTGGAACTCGTCCAGATCAACGGGGAGCTGGGCATCCTCGGCACGGTGGCCGGGCAGCCGGTCGGCGCCGTCTGCTTCGACTTCGCCGACGGCCGGATCACCGGCGTACGCATGCAGGTGAACCCGGACAAGCTGCGGGGACTCAGCCGGTGA